One genomic window of Dunckerocampus dactyliophorus isolate RoL2022-P2 chromosome 7, RoL_Ddac_1.1, whole genome shotgun sequence includes the following:
- the adam15 gene encoding disintegrin and metalloproteinase domain-containing protein 12 isoform X5 encodes MKALLVLLLLSARTAFTVARSLNAARPQRVDRRASGVGWWRPPLLERTHPFVLIGGQRRSLVEALQDGHPERLHCGLEVRGQLLLLDLEKNRNLLPKAPNVFFYLPNGTGVSITDDPVTHCYYHGNVRGFPRSRVALSTCSGLRGVIAINATLSFELQPIEPRPFQQGMAREGGEREGDHLLYSTGHVEGVAAGGCGVSAGPAAPPPQHSNVGRSKRDILSETKYIELVLVVDHQEFVNYQKNNKTIVYRMLDVANQVDWFYRPLNVRVALTGLEIWSDRDKIPVEKNPIDTLNNFLEWRARELLPRLRHDNAQLIMGSALDGTTVGMASQSSMCSRDRSGGVNVDHLVSVLGVASTVAHEVGHNLGMSHDTIERHCSCLNDARLGGCIMEPSTGFMPGQQFSSCSAADLSVSLLHGGGMCLFNVPQPDHLVGEPRCGNLYVERGEECDCGLLEECQDPCCNASTCRLLPGAQCSSDSGCCQDCKLRAAGSVCREPIGECDLPEFCTGSSPYCPPNVFLQNGEPCEDGGSYCYGGVCASMRAQCQALWGPNASSAPAVCFSSVNKQGNKFGNCGQLSNGSYAPCGPADVHCGRIQCQSGRERPLLGTNAEILTTTVRFNHSDLVCRGTFFHLGDDVSDPASVAEGTACGRGKACLDHKCQDASIFGVDKCRRKCNGHGVCNSNNNCHCQEGWAPPDCMYAGHGGSVDSGPTHTATGSDPVRVALLVIFLFILPVVLLFLALRFSCVRRLLSCLGSNKLVSKSAQHSRTPATEREDDTNGEQVRPLRYHVSASTDSPEAAPLKQVFDRPAPPTKPLPPPPTLNPPPPAVDQTPSGAAGQAPAPHPSQQRHPAASEPTGFTQ; translated from the exons ATGAAAGCACttttggtgctgctgctgctcagcgCGCGTACTGCCTTCACGGTCGCCAGGTCCTTGAACGCAGCACGACCCCAACGCGTGGACCGCAGGGCGTCAG GTGTGGGTTGGTGGCGACCCCCCCTGCTGGAGAGGACACATCCCTTCGTGCTGATTGGCGGGCAAAGGCGTAGTCTAGTGGAGGCGCTGCAG GACGGTCACCCAGAGCGACTACATTGTGGCCTGGAGGTCCGAGGCCAGCTCCTCCTACTGGATCTGGAGAAGAACCG CAATCTCCTGCCCAAAGCGCCAAACGTCTTCTTTTACCTGCCAAACGGCACAGGAGTGTCCATCACTGATGACCCCGTG ACGCATTGTTATTACCATGGCAACGTGCGGGGGTTCCCTCGCTCCAGAGTGGCGCTGAGCACCTGTTCGGGTCTGCG CGGCGTCATTGCTATCAACGCCACTCTGAGCTTTGAGCTGCAGCCGATAGAGCCCCGCCCCTTCCAGCAGGGCATGGCGAGGGAGGGGGGTGAAAGAGAAGGAGACCACCTGCTGTACTCTACTGGTCATGTGGAGGGGGTGGCAGCCGGTGGCTGTGGTGTCTCAGCGGGCCCCGCAGCACCTCCACCTCAGCACAGCAATGTGGGACGA AGCAAGAGGGACATCCTGTCGGAGACCAAGTACATAGAACTAGTACTAGTGGTGGACCACCAAGAG TTCGTCAACTACCAGAAGAACAACAAGACCATCGTCTACCGCATGCTGGACGTAGCCAATCAGGTGGACTGG TTTTACCGTCCTCTGAATGTGCGCGTGGCGTTGACGGGCCTAGAGATCTGGAGCGATCGCGACAAGATCCCAGTGGAGAAGAACCCCATTGACACGCTCAACAACTTCCTGGAGTGGCGGGCCAGGGAACTGCTCCCCCGACTTCGCCATGACAACGCCCAACTCATCAT GGGCAGCGCCTTGGACGGTACCACAGTGGGCATGGCGTCGCAGTCGTCCATGTGCTCCAGGGACAGGTCAGGAGGGGTCAACGTG GATCACCTGGTCAGCGTTCTGGGCGTGGCCTCCACAGTGGCTCATGAGGTGGGGCACAACTTGGGCATGAGTCACGACACGATCGAACGACACTGTTCCTGCCTCAACGACGCCCGGCTGGGGGGCTGCATCATGGAGCCTTCAACCGG GTTCATGCCCGGGCAGCAGTTCAGCAGCTGCAGTGCGGCTGACCTGTCTGTCAGCCTGTTGCATGGGGGCGGGATGTGCTTGTTCAATGTGCCGCAGCCAGACCACCTTGTGGGCGAACCTCGCTGTGGAAACCTCTATGTGGAGCGAGGGGAGGAATGCGACTGCGGCCTGCTGGAG GAGTGCCAGGACCCCTGCTGTAATGCCTCCACCTGTCGGCTGCTGCCTGGGGCTCAGTGCTCGTCCGACAGCGGCTGCTGCCAAGACTGCAAG CTGCGGGCGGCAGGCTCTGTGTGTCGGGAGCCAATCGGCGAGTGCGACTTGCCTGAGTTCTGCACGGGTTCCTCCCCATACTGCCCCCCCAACGTCTTCCTGCAGAACGGCGAGCCCTGCGAGGACGGCGGCTCCTACTGTTATGGCGGCGTGTGTGCTAGCATGCGCGCGCAGTGCCAGGCACTGTGGGGACCCA ACGCAAGCAGTGCGCCCGCCGTCTGCTTCTCGTCGGTCAACAAACAAGGAAACAAGTTTGGAAACTGTGGTCAGCTGAGCAACGGTTCTTACGCCCCCTGTGGGCCCGC TGATGTGCACTGCGGCAGGATCCAGTGTCAGAGCGGTAGGGAGCGCCCCCTGCTGGGCACCAACGCAGAGATCCTCACCACCACAGTGCGCTTCAACCACAGCGACCTGGTGTGTCGCGGCACCTTCTTTCACCTGGGAGACGACGTGTCCGACCCTGCCTCTGTGGCGGAGGGCACCGCCTGTGGCCGTGGCAAA GCCTGTCTGGATCACAAGTGTCAGGACGCGTCTATCTTCGGTGTGGACAAGTGCCGCAGGAAGTGCAACGGTCACGGC GTgtgcaacagcaacaacaactgtCACTGCCAGGAGGGATGGGCGCCACCCGACTGCATGTACGCCGGACACGGTGGCAGCGTGGACAGCGGGCCCACTCACACTGCCACAG GGTCGGATCCGGTCCGAGTTGCCCTGCTGGTGATCTTCCTCTTTATCCTGCCAGTGGTCCTCCTGTTCCTCGCTCTCCGCTTCTCTTGTGTCCGTAGACTTTTGTCCTGTTTGGGATCCAATAAGCTTGTTTCCAAATCAGCACAACACAGCCG GACACCGGCGACAGAGCGAGAGGACGACACAAACGGCGAGCAGGTGCGTCCGCTGAGATACCATGTCAGCGCGTCGACGGACAGCCCAGAGGCTGCGCCACTCAAACAG GTTTTTGACAGACCTGCTCCTCCCACTAAGCCACTCCCCCCTCCTCCCACActaaatccccccccccctgcAG TTGACCAAACACCATCCGGCGCCGCCGGGCAAGCCCctgccccccacccctcccaacAGAGGCATCCAG
- the adam15 gene encoding disintegrin and metalloproteinase domain-containing protein 12 isoform X3 gives MKALLVLLLLSARTAFTVARSLNAARPQRVDRRASGVGWWRPPLLERTHPFVLIGGQRRSLVEALQDGHPERLHCGLEVRGQLLLLDLEKNRNLLPKAPNVFFYLPNGTGVSITDDPVTHCYYHGNVRGFPRSRVALSTCSGLRGVIAINATLSFELQPIEPRPFQQGMAREGGEREGDHLLYSTGHVEGVAAGGCGVSAGPAAPPPQHSNVGRSKRDILSETKYIELVLVVDHQEFVNYQKNNKTIVYRMLDVANQVDWFYRPLNVRVALTGLEIWSDRDKIPVEKNPIDTLNNFLEWRARELLPRLRHDNAQLIMGSALDGTTVGMASQSSMCSRDRSGGVNVDHLVSVLGVASTVAHEVGHNLGMSHDTIERHCSCLNDARLGGCIMEPSTGFMPGQQFSSCSAADLSVSLLHGGGMCLFNVPQPDHLVGEPRCGNLYVERGEECDCGLLEECQDPCCNASTCRLLPGAQCSSDSGCCQDCKLRAAGSVCREPIGECDLPEFCTGSSPYCPPNVFLQNGEPCEDGGSYCYGGVCASMRAQCQALWGPNASSAPAVCFSSVNKQGNKFGNCGQLSNGSYAPCGPADVHCGRIQCQSGRERPLLGTNAEILTTTVRFNHSDLVCRGTFFHLGDDVSDPASVAEGTACGRGKACLDHKCQDASIFGVDKCRRKCNGHGVCNSNNNCHCQEGWAPPDCMYAGHGGSVDSGPTHTATGSDPVRVALLVIFLFILPVVLLFLALRFSCVRRLLSCLGSNKLVSKSAQHSRTPATEREDDTNGEQVRPLRYHVSASTDSPEAAPLKQVPVPPKPALPKKPLVLLPLSHLTPPGTNAKPARHSAAFANRRRPLPVTRPIVPPRLHAPPLPPHPAASRGVVPCSDLHGIF, from the exons ATGAAAGCACttttggtgctgctgctgctcagcgCGCGTACTGCCTTCACGGTCGCCAGGTCCTTGAACGCAGCACGACCCCAACGCGTGGACCGCAGGGCGTCAG GTGTGGGTTGGTGGCGACCCCCCCTGCTGGAGAGGACACATCCCTTCGTGCTGATTGGCGGGCAAAGGCGTAGTCTAGTGGAGGCGCTGCAG GACGGTCACCCAGAGCGACTACATTGTGGCCTGGAGGTCCGAGGCCAGCTCCTCCTACTGGATCTGGAGAAGAACCG CAATCTCCTGCCCAAAGCGCCAAACGTCTTCTTTTACCTGCCAAACGGCACAGGAGTGTCCATCACTGATGACCCCGTG ACGCATTGTTATTACCATGGCAACGTGCGGGGGTTCCCTCGCTCCAGAGTGGCGCTGAGCACCTGTTCGGGTCTGCG CGGCGTCATTGCTATCAACGCCACTCTGAGCTTTGAGCTGCAGCCGATAGAGCCCCGCCCCTTCCAGCAGGGCATGGCGAGGGAGGGGGGTGAAAGAGAAGGAGACCACCTGCTGTACTCTACTGGTCATGTGGAGGGGGTGGCAGCCGGTGGCTGTGGTGTCTCAGCGGGCCCCGCAGCACCTCCACCTCAGCACAGCAATGTGGGACGA AGCAAGAGGGACATCCTGTCGGAGACCAAGTACATAGAACTAGTACTAGTGGTGGACCACCAAGAG TTCGTCAACTACCAGAAGAACAACAAGACCATCGTCTACCGCATGCTGGACGTAGCCAATCAGGTGGACTGG TTTTACCGTCCTCTGAATGTGCGCGTGGCGTTGACGGGCCTAGAGATCTGGAGCGATCGCGACAAGATCCCAGTGGAGAAGAACCCCATTGACACGCTCAACAACTTCCTGGAGTGGCGGGCCAGGGAACTGCTCCCCCGACTTCGCCATGACAACGCCCAACTCATCAT GGGCAGCGCCTTGGACGGTACCACAGTGGGCATGGCGTCGCAGTCGTCCATGTGCTCCAGGGACAGGTCAGGAGGGGTCAACGTG GATCACCTGGTCAGCGTTCTGGGCGTGGCCTCCACAGTGGCTCATGAGGTGGGGCACAACTTGGGCATGAGTCACGACACGATCGAACGACACTGTTCCTGCCTCAACGACGCCCGGCTGGGGGGCTGCATCATGGAGCCTTCAACCGG GTTCATGCCCGGGCAGCAGTTCAGCAGCTGCAGTGCGGCTGACCTGTCTGTCAGCCTGTTGCATGGGGGCGGGATGTGCTTGTTCAATGTGCCGCAGCCAGACCACCTTGTGGGCGAACCTCGCTGTGGAAACCTCTATGTGGAGCGAGGGGAGGAATGCGACTGCGGCCTGCTGGAG GAGTGCCAGGACCCCTGCTGTAATGCCTCCACCTGTCGGCTGCTGCCTGGGGCTCAGTGCTCGTCCGACAGCGGCTGCTGCCAAGACTGCAAG CTGCGGGCGGCAGGCTCTGTGTGTCGGGAGCCAATCGGCGAGTGCGACTTGCCTGAGTTCTGCACGGGTTCCTCCCCATACTGCCCCCCCAACGTCTTCCTGCAGAACGGCGAGCCCTGCGAGGACGGCGGCTCCTACTGTTATGGCGGCGTGTGTGCTAGCATGCGCGCGCAGTGCCAGGCACTGTGGGGACCCA ACGCAAGCAGTGCGCCCGCCGTCTGCTTCTCGTCGGTCAACAAACAAGGAAACAAGTTTGGAAACTGTGGTCAGCTGAGCAACGGTTCTTACGCCCCCTGTGGGCCCGC TGATGTGCACTGCGGCAGGATCCAGTGTCAGAGCGGTAGGGAGCGCCCCCTGCTGGGCACCAACGCAGAGATCCTCACCACCACAGTGCGCTTCAACCACAGCGACCTGGTGTGTCGCGGCACCTTCTTTCACCTGGGAGACGACGTGTCCGACCCTGCCTCTGTGGCGGAGGGCACCGCCTGTGGCCGTGGCAAA GCCTGTCTGGATCACAAGTGTCAGGACGCGTCTATCTTCGGTGTGGACAAGTGCCGCAGGAAGTGCAACGGTCACGGC GTgtgcaacagcaacaacaactgtCACTGCCAGGAGGGATGGGCGCCACCCGACTGCATGTACGCCGGACACGGTGGCAGCGTGGACAGCGGGCCCACTCACACTGCCACAG GGTCGGATCCGGTCCGAGTTGCCCTGCTGGTGATCTTCCTCTTTATCCTGCCAGTGGTCCTCCTGTTCCTCGCTCTCCGCTTCTCTTGTGTCCGTAGACTTTTGTCCTGTTTGGGATCCAATAAGCTTGTTTCCAAATCAGCACAACACAGCCG GACACCGGCGACAGAGCGAGAGGACGACACAAACGGCGAGCAGGTGCGTCCGCTGAGATACCATGTCAGCGCGTCGACGGACAGCCCAGAGGCTGCGCCACTCAAACAG
- the adam15 gene encoding disintegrin and metalloproteinase domain-containing protein 12 isoform X4 yields the protein MKALLVLLLLSARTAFTVARSLNAARPQRVDRRASGVGWWRPPLLERTHPFVLIGGQRRSLVEALQDGHPERLHCGLEVRGQLLLLDLEKNRNLLPKAPNVFFYLPNGTGVSITDDPVTHCYYHGNVRGFPRSRVALSTCSGLRGVIAINATLSFELQPIEPRPFQQGMAREGGEREGDHLLYSTGHVEGVAAGGCGVSAGPAAPPPQHSNVGRSKRDILSETKYIELVLVVDHQEFVNYQKNNKTIVYRMLDVANQVDWFYRPLNVRVALTGLEIWSDRDKIPVEKNPIDTLNNFLEWRARELLPRLRHDNAQLIMGSALDGTTVGMASQSSMCSRDRSGGVNVDHLVSVLGVASTVAHEVGHNLGMSHDTIERHCSCLNDARLGGCIMEPSTGFMPGQQFSSCSAADLSVSLLHGGGMCLFNVPQPDHLVGEPRCGNLYVERGEECDCGLLEECQDPCCNASTCRLLPGAQCSSDSGCCQDCKLRAAGSVCREPIGECDLPEFCTGSSPYCPPNVFLQNGEPCEDGGSYCYGGVCASMRAQCQALWGPNASSAPAVCFSSVNKQGNKFGNCGQLSNGSYAPCGPADVHCGRIQCQSGRERPLLGTNAEILTTTVRFNHSDLVCRGTFFHLGDDVSDPASVAEGTACGRGKACLDHKCQDASIFGVDKCRRKCNGHGVCNSNNNCHCQEGWAPPDCMYAGHGGSVDSGPTHTATGSDPVRVALLVIFLFILPVVLLFLALRFSCVRRLLSCLGSNKLVSKSAQHSRTPATEREDDTNGEQVRPLRYHVSASTDSPEAAPLKQVFDRPAPPTKPLPPPPTLNPPPPAGNTTSCLCSGRFYCCGKPCIMFENVQECGHTCQPNKVK from the exons ATGAAAGCACttttggtgctgctgctgctcagcgCGCGTACTGCCTTCACGGTCGCCAGGTCCTTGAACGCAGCACGACCCCAACGCGTGGACCGCAGGGCGTCAG GTGTGGGTTGGTGGCGACCCCCCCTGCTGGAGAGGACACATCCCTTCGTGCTGATTGGCGGGCAAAGGCGTAGTCTAGTGGAGGCGCTGCAG GACGGTCACCCAGAGCGACTACATTGTGGCCTGGAGGTCCGAGGCCAGCTCCTCCTACTGGATCTGGAGAAGAACCG CAATCTCCTGCCCAAAGCGCCAAACGTCTTCTTTTACCTGCCAAACGGCACAGGAGTGTCCATCACTGATGACCCCGTG ACGCATTGTTATTACCATGGCAACGTGCGGGGGTTCCCTCGCTCCAGAGTGGCGCTGAGCACCTGTTCGGGTCTGCG CGGCGTCATTGCTATCAACGCCACTCTGAGCTTTGAGCTGCAGCCGATAGAGCCCCGCCCCTTCCAGCAGGGCATGGCGAGGGAGGGGGGTGAAAGAGAAGGAGACCACCTGCTGTACTCTACTGGTCATGTGGAGGGGGTGGCAGCCGGTGGCTGTGGTGTCTCAGCGGGCCCCGCAGCACCTCCACCTCAGCACAGCAATGTGGGACGA AGCAAGAGGGACATCCTGTCGGAGACCAAGTACATAGAACTAGTACTAGTGGTGGACCACCAAGAG TTCGTCAACTACCAGAAGAACAACAAGACCATCGTCTACCGCATGCTGGACGTAGCCAATCAGGTGGACTGG TTTTACCGTCCTCTGAATGTGCGCGTGGCGTTGACGGGCCTAGAGATCTGGAGCGATCGCGACAAGATCCCAGTGGAGAAGAACCCCATTGACACGCTCAACAACTTCCTGGAGTGGCGGGCCAGGGAACTGCTCCCCCGACTTCGCCATGACAACGCCCAACTCATCAT GGGCAGCGCCTTGGACGGTACCACAGTGGGCATGGCGTCGCAGTCGTCCATGTGCTCCAGGGACAGGTCAGGAGGGGTCAACGTG GATCACCTGGTCAGCGTTCTGGGCGTGGCCTCCACAGTGGCTCATGAGGTGGGGCACAACTTGGGCATGAGTCACGACACGATCGAACGACACTGTTCCTGCCTCAACGACGCCCGGCTGGGGGGCTGCATCATGGAGCCTTCAACCGG GTTCATGCCCGGGCAGCAGTTCAGCAGCTGCAGTGCGGCTGACCTGTCTGTCAGCCTGTTGCATGGGGGCGGGATGTGCTTGTTCAATGTGCCGCAGCCAGACCACCTTGTGGGCGAACCTCGCTGTGGAAACCTCTATGTGGAGCGAGGGGAGGAATGCGACTGCGGCCTGCTGGAG GAGTGCCAGGACCCCTGCTGTAATGCCTCCACCTGTCGGCTGCTGCCTGGGGCTCAGTGCTCGTCCGACAGCGGCTGCTGCCAAGACTGCAAG CTGCGGGCGGCAGGCTCTGTGTGTCGGGAGCCAATCGGCGAGTGCGACTTGCCTGAGTTCTGCACGGGTTCCTCCCCATACTGCCCCCCCAACGTCTTCCTGCAGAACGGCGAGCCCTGCGAGGACGGCGGCTCCTACTGTTATGGCGGCGTGTGTGCTAGCATGCGCGCGCAGTGCCAGGCACTGTGGGGACCCA ACGCAAGCAGTGCGCCCGCCGTCTGCTTCTCGTCGGTCAACAAACAAGGAAACAAGTTTGGAAACTGTGGTCAGCTGAGCAACGGTTCTTACGCCCCCTGTGGGCCCGC TGATGTGCACTGCGGCAGGATCCAGTGTCAGAGCGGTAGGGAGCGCCCCCTGCTGGGCACCAACGCAGAGATCCTCACCACCACAGTGCGCTTCAACCACAGCGACCTGGTGTGTCGCGGCACCTTCTTTCACCTGGGAGACGACGTGTCCGACCCTGCCTCTGTGGCGGAGGGCACCGCCTGTGGCCGTGGCAAA GCCTGTCTGGATCACAAGTGTCAGGACGCGTCTATCTTCGGTGTGGACAAGTGCCGCAGGAAGTGCAACGGTCACGGC GTgtgcaacagcaacaacaactgtCACTGCCAGGAGGGATGGGCGCCACCCGACTGCATGTACGCCGGACACGGTGGCAGCGTGGACAGCGGGCCCACTCACACTGCCACAG GGTCGGATCCGGTCCGAGTTGCCCTGCTGGTGATCTTCCTCTTTATCCTGCCAGTGGTCCTCCTGTTCCTCGCTCTCCGCTTCTCTTGTGTCCGTAGACTTTTGTCCTGTTTGGGATCCAATAAGCTTGTTTCCAAATCAGCACAACACAGCCG GACACCGGCGACAGAGCGAGAGGACGACACAAACGGCGAGCAGGTGCGTCCGCTGAGATACCATGTCAGCGCGTCGACGGACAGCCCAGAGGCTGCGCCACTCAAACAG GTTTTTGACAGACCTGCTCCTCCCACTAAGCCACTCCCCCCTCCTCCCACActaaatccccccccccctgcAGGTaacaccacttcctgtttgtgttcTGGAAGGTTTTATTGTTGTGGAAAGCCCTGTATCATGTTTGAGAATGTTCAAGAGTGTGGACATACTTGCCAACCAAATAAAGTCAAGTAA